The DNA region CGTTCTTGCCATCTTCGCACTTGCGATCCCCGTATCGGCGTTGATGCGGGTCGCTATCGGCGTAAGTCAGGGATACCAGCAGACGCTTCCGAAGGTGCTGACACGGAACCTTTCGTTCCCAATCGTGCGGTTCAGTGGCGTTGCCATCGTTGCACTCTTCGGATTCGGGCCGTTGGGGATCGCAGGTTCGTACGTACTCGCGTACGCGTTGTCAGCCTGCATTGGGGTCTGGTATGTCGTTCGGAAGACCGCGTTCTCAATCTCGGTTCCAGACCGATTCCATGCGGCCTCACTGATGTCCTTCTCTGCCCCGCTGCTACTGACCTCAGCACTGACGTTGGTGTTGTCGGACATTGACACGCTCATGCTGGGGTACTTCGCCACGGAGGGCGACGTCGGTGTGTATAACGTCATTTATCCGATTGGCGTCCTCCTGTTGATGTTTCTCCGATCGTTCCGCTTCCTGTTCCTTCCAAAAATCTCTGAACTTGATGCAGCAGAGAGTTACGCCTCAATGCGGCGGCAGTACTACCTCGTCACGAAGTGGATCTTTCTCACGACGACTCCCGTCTTTGCGGTCGTCGTCGTCTACCCAGAGACCATCATCCAGATGCTGTTTGGGGCGGAATATGCATCTGGGGGCCTCGCACTTGCCATTTTGACTGGCGGATTCTACATTCACGCCGTCTTAGGACTGAATGGAACTACGCTCACGTCGATCGGACGGACACGACTCATCTTGTTCGATAATTTCGTAGCTGCAGGGGTCAACATCGCACTGAATCTCTGGCTCATTCCACGCTACGGTTTCGTTGGAGCCGCAATCGCGACGACCGCGTCATATGTTCTCATCAACGTGTTGTACTCGGCTCAGTTGTATCATCTACGGTCCATCTGGCCGACGACGGGGCGGGTAACTCTTGCTGTGGGACTCACCCTGGCGCTTATCGGAATATGGGCGGAAGTTGAAGAATTGATACAATCAACGCTTGGAAGCACCATCACGCTTACCGTTATATTTGGACTGTGCTATGTCTCCATAGTGGTGGGGGTTGTAGGTATGGAGGACGAGGAAACGGACCTTGCCCTCCGTGCAAAAGACGAGCTCAGAGGGAGAGTGTTGCGGTTCTTTGAAGGATAATTAGGATCTGCCACAACGCCTTATTTTTCAGTCCCGATTCAGCCAACTCGCGTCAGGACTATCCGTTACCAGTGCCAGCGGGGACCAGGCTTCGAAGGTTTCCGGTTTTGAGGCCTGCATTGTCGGTGATATCTGTGGACTGTCCGAAGTACTAGGACGGACGACCACTGATGTCATTGATAATAACCTCCGACTCGTTCAGTGTCACAATGCCTTGCGTCCGCGGCCTCCCGATGATCTATGATGATGATGATCTCAGACGGGAATTAACTGAGAATTTTCGTCCTAGTATAAAAGAGCATGATTGGGAGAACAATTCACAAACAAGTGATTGAAACATATCGGAATTACTTTTCCAATCTACTAAAACATCAATTTCTAGCAATTGATGAGTAAATTTTACCCCTAATCTTATTTGGGAGGAGTCGAAGTAAAGTTCGGAATGACATATTGAATAAATATATTGGGAGGGGAGTGAAACCACGTTTATAGAATTCCGTTTGTGTTCGAATTTCTTCTCGAGCGTACTCTAGTCCACCTCTTCGTCCGTACATATCTTCTCCAGCTCTAACCAATAACAATACTTCTGGGATGTTAGCGAATGTAGATCCATCAAGAAGCATTCTCACCCAAAGATCGTAGTCCTCCATTCGATCTACAGCACGATAATTTCCTGCACTTAGTACCGCATCTCGACGAAACATAACTGTCCCATGGTTCATCGGGCTCCGAAATTTAGCCATTTTTCCGATTGCATCATGTGTTGTCGGAACCTCTCGTTTTGATTCTGGTTGATTGGGATTTGAAGTAAATTCTTCGATATACCCACCCACGATATCTACATCTGGATTTTGCATGAAAAAGTTTAGTTGTTTTTCAATTCGTGCTTCTATAGAGATGTCATCGGCATCCATTCGAGCAATCAATTCGTGTGTACAGTTAGTAACACCTGCCCGAAGTGCGTTTCCTAATCCTTTGTTACGCTCTATCTGATGAGTTTGAATTTTTGTTGGGAAATCCGCACGCCAATTCTCAATAATCGATTCTATAGTATCTGTCACCGGGCCATCTTTAACAATGAATACTTCTGTCGGGGTAATGGTTTGATCTGCTAAGCTAGCAATAGACTCGGATAATGCAGATGGGTCATCCCTGCTATAAGTGGGAAGCACAACTGAAACATCTGGGTACTTCATGAGGTGCATCTATTAGTACTATTAGTTAAATGGTTCTGCTGTAACTCTGGGGCGGGGGGGGGGCACTGTCTAGTTTAGCACTTTGATCTGTCTGTCGCCTAAATGATCAATCTGGTCGTTGTGTGTTATAGTAATGTACGGGCTGTTCAAGCCACTCTCCGACGCTCGCACCACTTCCTACCCGCAAGTTGTGGAAGGTAACTCTACCAGATACACATGAATAATTGATCCGCCCGCGTAGTACTGAGACATGGTGGCGACTGAAACCCAAATGAATGCCCTGTTCAACCTCGCTAAGGAAGTCCACGAGTATACTGACCATCACCTTCAGTACCTCCGCGAGTGTCGATGTTGTCTGTGAAAATTCACGATACGCGAGCTGTCTCCCATATGTCCGCTGCGACCTTCCACACTTGCCGGATGACGATCTTCACGTCGAACCAAAACGACTGCTGACGAATGTACTCGAGGTCGTAGCGCAGCTTCATACCGGGGTTAGTACTCTTTACGTCATTGATCTGAGCTAACCCTGTCAACCCTGGCTTCACGAACCAGCGTTTGCGCCAGGCAGGTGTGTCTTCCTCAAGCAGAGTTTCCTCTTCGGTCCAGGCAGCCCGCGGGCCGACGACGCTCATCTTCCCGACGAAGATCGACCATAGCTGAGGCAGTTCGTCTAGGTGTGTCCTTCGCAACACTCGACCGACCCGCGTGATCCGTTCGTTCGACTCGTCTTCGACGGGCTCGGCGGAGTCTCCCTCGGGAACCATCGACCGGAACTTGTAGACGGGGAACGTCTCACCGAACCCTGCCGTGCGGTGCTGTTTGTACAGCACTGGTCCCCGGCTGTCGAGTTTCACAGCCACTGCAATCACTACCATCAATGGCGCGAATACAACCAGACCCACGAGGGCAAACATCACGTCGAACAGCCGCTTGAACACGTGATCGAGTGGGTCCCAGGGCTCGAGATCCACGTCCACCAGCTCCCCGACATCGTCGTTGTTCACGAGTACGCTCGAGGCGTACTCACGGTGGACTTTCGCCTCGACGCCGTGTTCGTGACAGGCATCCAGCGCGCCGAAGAACTCAGCGCGGTCGGCCCGGAAGAAGGCCAGGACGACGGTGTCGACGTCGTACTCGACCAGGATATCCTCCAGCCGGGACAATCCGCCAAGTCTGGTCATCGCACCCAGTCGGCCATACTCTTCGATAGCCGCTTCGACATCCGCGAGGCGGCCTTCCTCAACCGTCCCACCGTCGGTCAGGATACCGTCGACTTCCGCCTCAGATTGACCGGCTACCGTAGGACGGGTCGGGCACAGGTAGCCGATCACGGGTGCATCGATGGCGGGTGCGACCCGTTCGATCTGGTGGAGGTCGTCGCCGACGATCAGCGTCCGACCCGTCTCGCCGGCCGGCCGTCGGCGCACCTGGAAGAACCACACTGGTACTACGACGGTAAGAATCGCGACGGTCATCGTCAGCGTCTGGCGGGGCAGCCGGTGGGACCACTGGAAGTACCCGAGCGTCGCGAGCGCCAACCCGGCCACGAGTACGCGCTTTTCGGCGATGAAGATCGTGTCGAGCGCTCGCCGGGGCTGTGGTTTATACAACGGCAACAGCGCCCCGATCACGGCCATCGCGCTCAGCGCCACTGCCCAATGCAGCGACGCCCCGTAGAGGACTGTCGGCTCGAGGCGATTGAACAGCGGCACGTACGTCGTAAAGATGTGCTGTGGAATTGGATGGTTCGCGATGAGGACAGCAGTAATCGTCAGGGCGAGTATCCCGCCTGCGCTCACGATTCGGTACTGCCATCCCTTCAGCATCTACGTAAGGCACCCGTGTTCTGAATATATATGTCTTTGGAAATTAATGGATTTCTTACACCAATCCACATAACGATTGTGGTCGTTCGGTTGTTTCACTCCGCTCACGTGAGACGAGAATCACGTTGGTACTCATTAGCTTGCTCCTGTATATTTTCACGCAAGTAAGGAAGTCTCGTGAAGAGCTGTCCATGGTCACACGATTATGGAGACGACTGCGCCGATGACAGTCGCCACCTCCTCGAGTCACGGCTTCGATTCGTTCGCATCCCCGGGTCGAGCACATGATCAGCAACCCATTCATATGAGTTGGAATGATAGCTTGTTAATTCGCGTGCACGATATGGTCTTTTCAAAAGCTACCCCAGGTGACTTTCTGCTCGCAAGAGCAGTGAACACGGCGGATAATCACTCGTTTTGAGCGTTCCAACCGTAGCGCGTAGTGCGCAACACCTACTTTGTGATGTCACATGATGTACTTGTTGGCTGATCTTAGTTTCCTTAATCGACTGGTCTCTGGATTAAGTGCAGACTCAGGGCGGAATTGAGAACCCCGGTAGGTCTGCTTCGCGATAGCGACAGTGCCGTCCTGTGGCCGAAACATCTGATTCGGGAAGGCCCTCGAGAGCAGAAGGGAGCGTCACGTCGCTCGAGTCCGTGTGTGACCAACGCGAGAACAGACAGCGACGAGCTGTGTCAGCGTCGTCGAGCAATCACCAACGCAACCGTCAGGACTGCAACGAGCGCACTTGAACCTCCGAATCCAGGGGCCGTCTCCGCATCGCCGCCACTACCTGCAAAGGGGGCTTTCGCTCACGCCGTGTCGATCTCAGGGAGCACGAACCGAAGATAGTACGCCTCGCGGGTGTACGCGGCATCCATCGACGGGGCCTTCTCCTGCACATACACGCGCGTATCAACGAGTTCCTCGTCGTAGTGGACGATTAGATCACCCGTCTGGGCCGACCCCATATTCTGGATGTCGCCGATGGCCAGTGCGCCGTACAGTTCGAGTTCGCCGTGCATGTACAGGGTCGATTCGGAGGCGTGCACGTACCCCGTCACGGTAATTTCGTCGGGTTCGGCACTCTCACCGCGTCGTTCTTCGCCCGCGTGAATATCACCGGCGACAAAGACCCGCACGGCGGATGCCCGATGGGGGTTGCCAGCGGTTTCGATCCGGACGTCATCGCCCAGCTCGAGGTCGCCCGTCACGTAGATCTGCAGATCGTCATCGGCGACGATCGTCGCGTCTGCGAGCGTGAGATTGCCAGCGACGAACAGCGAGGTGTCGTCGGCCAGCCGGAGGGTCTCATCGCTGACCTCGAGGTCGCCGCTCGTGTGGTAAGACCCGCCGGCTTCGAGGGCGGTCAGATCCGATGCTCCGATCGGGGCGCCCTGGGTCGACTCTTGCGCGGCGATGACGTCGCCCGTGGGCACCGGTACGGAGACGTTGTCGGCGTACTCGACGATCTGGTCGTCTCTGAGCCAGGGACCGGGAGTGATCGACTTGCCGGAGACGACGCGCTCGACCTGGAGGTCGACCGTACCCCCACCACCGGCCGCGAAGTGCAGTTCGTTCGGCGAGCGAATCGTCGCGTTAGCCCCGCGATTGACCCCACCGTAGGCCCCAGCCGAGGAGGCGTAGCTATCGACCCACAGACGGTCGATCTCGCCGACCGTCACGCCAGGCTCGGTCTCCCCGAAGGCGATCGCCGACGAAACGGTCGGCGGCCGTGGCGCGTTTCCCCCTTCGAAGACCACCTCGACGGTCTCGGCATCGACCAGTCGTGCATCACCGCTCCCTTCGAACGCCTCGTACCAGGCCGGCGCGTACGCGCTGTGGACGGTAAGGGTCACGTTGGCGGTCGGATCCTCGACCCGAATCGCCGTCGTCCCCGTCCGTTCGAGGTCACCAGAAAACGTCTCGCCGGCAAGTCGCGGCACTGTAATCTGCGTCGCCCGCTCCCGCGTCTCGACGGCCGGCTGGCGGATCGCCCGGCCATCGTGCACCACGAGCCCGCCTTCGTACACCAGGTCGTCGGTCATCAACCGCCCCATCGACTCGTTGTACACTTCCTGGCCGTCGACGCTGATCACGAGCCGACCCCCCTCGACCCGCTCGTACGACTCTTCGACACCAACCGCCTGGCGATCGCCTTCCCCCAGCGAGGTAATCTCGTGGGCGACCGTCTGCATCTCGAGGCGATCCCGCTCTGTCTCGGCTTCGTCTTGCACTAGCTCGAGACCGCTGACTCCCACCGTCGCGATCGCCGTGGCTCCCACCAGTACCATCCCAAAGAGGAGGACGACCCCGAGAACCTCCGCCTGTGCACGCCCCATAGCGTGTCTGCCCAACGGTGGTATACATACACATTATGCCGAGTTTAACATTCTGCAAATCGAATGGGTTGCCTAACCGAAGGAACAACACGGGTAGGCGGCCGAATGGACTGTCCAGGACGCTCGAGCGACGCAATCGTCACGAGAGCTACGAGTCCGGATCGACGAGTTCGGCCTGCCCGGCGGTCCCTTCGACCTCGGTCACGCGGACGGTCGCCTGGATGCCCATCACTTCTTCCTCGAGAAAGAGGACGAATCCGCCGTCGGTTTTGCACACGAGCGTCCCGTCGGGCTTCTCGTCGACGATGTCGACGGTCAGTTCGTCGCCCGGTTCGGGCTTTCCGCCGAGGGGTTCGCCGCATCGCCAGCACTCCGTATCGTACGCTGGCGTCCCTTCAGGCGCGTTGTTCGCGCCACACCTCGGCGTATCGCATTTGATGAACGTCTCGTGTTCGCCTGGTAGATAACGTCCCACGCTCTCACTGTCGAGAGCCAGGAGCAAAAAGGTCGTTCATTCCTTGAAGAGTCCCTTCGCGCTGGTATCGATAACGATAATTCACAGGTCTGCGAGCTCGTCTGCCAGTTCGTCGCCCTGCTCGAGAACGGTTTTCGATGTCCGGATCGCTTCTGCATCCTGCCGACCGAGAACGGTTTTCAGGGTATCGAATTCGATCTGGTCCTCGAGGTAGAGTTCGGTGACTGCTTCCTTGAATTGGGCTTCGTTCTCGATCCCCTCGATGTACTCTTGGAGTGCTTCCTTGATGACCTCGGTCCGATTCTTGTGAGCGACTTTGGCGACGAGATCTGCCTTCTTGATCAGTTCGTTCGGCAGCCTAATGTTGACTCTCCTGGTTCCCATACCAACACCTCTTGTACGTACGTTGTACTCGCGTCTGTGTAATTGCTTCCCTCGCCACTACGTTTCCGTGTCGGCGAGTTCCGCTTGGTCGGCGACCTCACTAATCTGGATCACTCGGTCGGTCGCTCGGACCCATGACGTCGATCTGAACTCCCGAAGCACTGTCGACTGGACTCTATCGTCCTCGGCCCCATGGCTCGAACGATCTGTCACTCGAGGCGCGTCCGCTCGAGACAGAACCGCTCCGCCTCGGCCGGCTGATCGTCGAGAAGGCTCGCCGCTCGCGATGGCGGTCGGAAGGCGGCGCGGCCGGCGTACGGCATCGCGTAGGCCTCGCTGACTGCCTCGGTGTTCGCCAGGGTGAGGCCGTCGGTGAGAAAGCGCTCACGAGAGAGGCCGTAGCAGATGGCGGCGTCCGACGCAGCCGTGACGACGCCGACGTCGGACAGGGCGTTCTCCGTTCCCTCTCGGTCGACGAGCGACGGACGGCTACTCGAGCCCGTGAGGTCCGCCCCGCGGAGCCAGAGGTCGAAGCGGGCGGCTGGATCGAGCCCGTCGTCCTCGAGCGCGGCCAGTTCGTGGAGTTGCTCGGCGAAGCCCGGGTAGCGCAGCGTATCGAGCGTCGGGGCGTCGGACTCGACATCGGTGATCGGAATCGAGAGTTGGCGACTCTCTCCGGGCGATAACGTGGTAGATTCGCTGTGACCGAGACTGACCTCGTCGAACGCCGCCTCCCCCAGCGAGCGGTCGACGAGTGCGGCTGCCTCCTGTGCGGGCATATAGGACCCAGGATCGAACGGGACCGCGACCGCGGCGCGGATCTCGGCGTCTTCGCTGTCAGCGGGCGTCTCGATTTGAAGTTCAAGTTCCTCGTCCTCGAGGAAGTGGTCGCGATTCAGCGCGTGAAAGCACGTGGCCCGATCGGTCACCGCGCTGGCGTCCGGGTAGTCGCCGTCGGCGTAGCCACCGAGATCACCGAGGTACGTCCACGACCCATCGTGTGTTCGAGCCGACAGCCGGTGGTCGGCGTACCCGAAGCCGTCGCCGACCACCCAGAGATCGAACGCCTCGTCGGCTGCGAATTCGTCGCGGCTCGCGATCGTCGCCGCGGAAGCGTACTGGAAGCGATCCCGGGCGATCGTGAAGGTGTTGATGGCGTCCCCATCGGGCTCGGCGCCGGGGACGTTCGGCACGAAGGGATCGAAGCCGGCCTCCGTCGGCACGTAGCCGCCCCGGATGTACCACCCGAGCCCGCTCGCGCCAGCCGAAAGCGCCGTTCGAATCGTCATCCCAACCGTCTCCCTGTTCGGCGTATGGTTCGGGTTGACGGTGTGGCTCTGGGCGAGATAGAACACGGGCCGATCGTCGAGGACGCTCCGAGCGTTCGAGATGAGACTGTGGAGGGCAGCGTTGGCCCGGGCCGGTTCGACGTCCTTGTCGAACCAGCCCCGGTAGAAGTCGGTGAACGCGAACGCCGGGGCGACGTCACGTGCATACATCCCCTGGAGGAGGTCCTCGAACACCTCGGGGCGCTTC from Natronosalvus rutilus includes:
- a CDS encoding TRAM domain-containing protein produces the protein MGRYLPGEHETFIKCDTPRCGANNAPEGTPAYDTECWRCGEPLGGKPEPGDELTVDIVDEKPDGTLVCKTDGGFVLFLEEEVMGIQATVRVTEVEGTAGQAELVDPDS
- a CDS encoding sugar transferase, with protein sequence MLKGWQYRIVSAGGILALTITAVLIANHPIPQHIFTTYVPLFNRLEPTVLYGASLHWAVALSAMAVIGALLPLYKPQPRRALDTIFIAEKRVLVAGLALATLGYFQWSHRLPRQTLTMTVAILTVVVPVWFFQVRRRPAGETGRTLIVGDDLHQIERVAPAIDAPVIGYLCPTRPTVAGQSEAEVDGILTDGGTVEEGRLADVEAAIEEYGRLGAMTRLGGLSRLEDILVEYDVDTVVLAFFRADRAEFFGALDACHEHGVEAKVHREYASSVLVNNDDVGELVDVDLEPWDPLDHVFKRLFDVMFALVGLVVFAPLMVVIAVAVKLDSRGPVLYKQHRTAGFGETFPVYKFRSMVPEGDSAEPVEDESNERITRVGRVLRRTHLDELPQLWSIFVGKMSVVGPRAAWTEEETLLEEDTPAWRKRWFVKPGLTGLAQINDVKSTNPGMKLRYDLEYIRQQSFWFDVKIVIRQVWKVAADIWETARVS
- a CDS encoding DUF7289 family protein, producing MGRAQAEVLGVVLLFGMVLVGATAIATVGVSGLELVQDEAETERDRLEMQTVAHEITSLGEGDRQAVGVEESYERVEGGRLVISVDGQEVYNESMGRLMTDDLVYEGGLVVHDGRAIRQPAVETRERATQITVPRLAGETFSGDLERTGTTAIRVEDPTANVTLTVHSAYAPAWYEAFEGSGDARLVDAETVEVVFEGGNAPRPPTVSSAIAFGETEPGVTVGEIDRLWVDSYASSAGAYGGVNRGANATIRSPNELHFAAGGGGTVDLQVERVVSGKSITPGPWLRDDQIVEYADNVSVPVPTGDVIAAQESTQGAPIGASDLTALEAGGSYHTSGDLEVSDETLRLADDTSLFVAGNLTLADATIVADDDLQIYVTGDLELGDDVRIETAGNPHRASAVRVFVAGDIHAGEERRGESAEPDEITVTGYVHASESTLYMHGELELYGALAIGDIQNMGSAQTGDLIVHYDEELVDTRVYVQEKAPSMDAAYTREAYYLRFVLPEIDTA
- a CDS encoding flippase, producing the protein MSQQDTRHFRNLFTGGGILFAGFVAELGLSLFSKIIIARYLGKVDYGGIALGATMVAISSTIVLAGMHTGVAQFLPRFEDSDDRHGIIFSAFAVVGGFSLALASGIFLFAPTLAETFFHNPELAPVLAIFALAIPVSALMRVAIGVSQGYQQTLPKVLTRNLSFPIVRFSGVAIVALFGFGPLGIAGSYVLAYALSACIGVWYVVRKTAFSISVPDRFHAASLMSFSAPLLLTSALTLVLSDIDTLMLGYFATEGDVGVYNVIYPIGVLLLMFLRSFRFLFLPKISELDAAESYASMRRQYYLVTKWIFLTTTPVFAVVVVYPETIIQMLFGAEYASGGLALAILTGGFYIHAVLGLNGTTLTSIGRTRLILFDNFVAAGVNIALNLWLIPRYGFVGAAIATTASYVLINVLYSAQLYHLRSIWPTTGRVTLAVGLTLALIGIWAEVEELIQSTLGSTITLTVIFGLCYVSIVVGVVGMEDEETDLALRAKDELRGRVLRFFEG
- a CDS encoding glycosyltransferase — encoded protein: MKYPDVSVVLPTYSRDDPSALSESIASLADQTITPTEVFIVKDGPVTDTIESIIENWRADFPTKIQTHQIERNKGLGNALRAGVTNCTHELIARMDADDISIEARIEKQLNFFMQNPDVDIVGGYIEEFTSNPNQPESKREVPTTHDAIGKMAKFRSPMNHGTVMFRRDAVLSAGNYRAVDRMEDYDLWVRMLLDGSTFANIPEVLLLVRAGEDMYGRRGGLEYAREEIRTQTEFYKRGFTPLPIYLFNMSFRTLLRLLPNKIRGKIYSSIARN
- a CDS encoding ribbon-helix-helix domain-containing protein is translated as MGTRRVNIRLPNELIKKADLVAKVAHKNRTEVIKEALQEYIEGIENEAQFKEAVTELYLEDQIEFDTLKTVLGRQDAEAIRTSKTVLEQGDELADELADL